The genomic interval GCGACCTCGCCGATCGTGCCGTCCGAGGCCAACTCGCGCAGTCGCTCGATTGGAAAGATGCAATTGATGTCGCGGTCGGCGTCCTGATGGTTGTAATACGAATCGCTGATCGCGAAGAAATGCGGCGACGTGTCCGCGTCGATCGCGTCGAGCCGCAAGTCGTTGCGCGCCAGCGGATCGAAGCGCGGCGCGTCGTGGCGCGATACTCCGCCCGAGGTGAGCATCGCGATACGGCATCGATTCAGCGGCTTCGCGAGACGCGTGAGCGGTGCGGTCTCGTT from Candidatus Binatus sp. carries:
- a CDS encoding glycine/sarcosine/betaine reductase selenoprotein B family protein; its protein translation is MESIAYVSRLNEFYRSQGFPPYRWTVNETAPLTRLAKPLNRCRIAMLTSGGVSRHDAPRFDPLARNDLRLDAIDADTSPHFFAISDSYYNHQDADRDINCIFPIERLRELASDGTIGEVAPHHYSGFMGRTYIRSAVVNEAAPRLAAQLRDESVDAFVLVPA